One window of the Agrobacterium larrymoorei genome contains the following:
- a CDS encoding sensor histidine kinase: MSLGGTLFIGSVTKTLRDATLQQTLEEAVLLSDVYAAEGRDGLVKAIGTLSDLVSSQDRISAVYDEHGVNLAGAHLTMPDFIGVRDTTLQSISAKGSEGHFVISVQKFADATLVVGRNLKAVDEMRVYMIAGVLIMTLLLTFGTLVLGLLASGRSFSKLRSIEGVLGRVASGESDARVPIVERKDQIDRISIQINANLDVLSRLMDSMRATTTAIAHDLKTPLARVGLLLNDALDALEAGRDPHPQVERALNETGSLNEIIDTILRITRIRAGSPRKDMQLNDLRGLVENTLEFFAPLAQENGQTLDFRVGDTEEYLLLCDKSMVQQMLANIVGNAIVHGGSGISIRVLLSDRPETIDLIVEDTGGGIPDAQRNEVFELFKRLDSARSKPGSGLGLALVKAVADQHEAVITLSAIDPGSPDHQGLRVMVSFPKRQLQQ, encoded by the coding sequence ATGAGCCTTGGAGGGACACTCTTCATAGGGTCGGTTACCAAGACTCTGCGCGATGCCACCTTGCAGCAGACCCTGGAAGAGGCCGTCCTTTTAAGCGACGTCTACGCCGCGGAGGGGCGAGACGGCTTGGTGAAGGCAATCGGTACGCTAAGTGACCTCGTCAGCAGCCAGGACCGCATCTCTGCCGTCTATGATGAACATGGCGTCAACCTTGCGGGTGCCCATCTCACCATGCCGGATTTCATCGGTGTGCGCGACACCACGCTGCAGTCCATCTCGGCCAAAGGGAGCGAAGGTCATTTTGTGATATCGGTCCAGAAGTTCGCCGATGCAACGCTCGTTGTCGGCCGAAATCTCAAGGCCGTCGACGAGATGCGCGTTTACATGATTGCCGGGGTGTTGATCATGACCTTGCTATTGACCTTCGGAACGCTGGTTCTGGGTCTCTTGGCAAGTGGTAGGAGTTTTTCGAAATTGAGGTCGATCGAAGGCGTTCTCGGGCGCGTTGCAAGCGGCGAGTCCGATGCGCGCGTACCGATCGTCGAGAGAAAGGATCAGATCGACCGCATCTCCATTCAGATCAACGCGAACCTTGATGTGCTATCGCGCCTGATGGACAGCATGCGCGCGACAACGACTGCGATCGCACATGACCTGAAAACCCCACTCGCGCGCGTCGGTCTTTTGCTGAACGATGCCCTCGACGCACTAGAGGCCGGACGCGATCCGCACCCACAAGTCGAGCGGGCACTCAACGAGACCGGCTCGCTCAACGAGATCATCGACACCATTCTCCGCATCACCCGCATCCGCGCCGGTTCGCCGCGCAAGGACATGCAGCTGAACGACCTTCGCGGTCTTGTTGAGAATACGCTGGAATTCTTCGCACCGCTCGCACAGGAGAACGGGCAAACGCTCGACTTTCGTGTAGGAGACACTGAAGAATACCTGCTTTTGTGCGACAAGAGCATGGTGCAGCAAATGCTCGCCAACATCGTCGGCAATGCCATTGTGCATGGAGGCTCCGGCATTTCGATCCGGGTTCTCCTTTCCGACCGGCCAGAGACGATCGACCTTATCGTTGAGGATACCGGCGGCGGCATTCCTGACGCTCAACGCAATGAGGTCTTCGAGCTGTTCAAACGGCTCGACAGCGCTCGCAGCAAGCCGGGCAGCGGTCTCGGCCTTGCGCTGGTCAAGGCGGTCGCAGACCAACATGAAGCCGTCATCACGCTGTCCGCCATCGATCCCGGCTCCCCTGATCATCAGGGCCTGCGCGTTATGGTCTCGTTCCCCAAACGCCAACTTCAACAATAA
- a CDS encoding ABC transporter ATP-binding protein — protein MTGPHLEAKNLFAGYGEKEILKDLDLAIPSGQITAVVGANACGKSTLLKALSRLIAPQRGDVILDGRAIHRLPTKELARRLGLLPQSPIAPEGITVMDLVSRGRHPHHGLFASWTKDDDRAVAEALVATQTFDLAERPVDELSGGQRQRVWIAMALAQQTEVLLLDEPTTFLDVSHQIDVLDLLTDLNQTHGTTIVMVLHDLNLAARYADHLVAMLEGRPFMAGSPQDVLTQDLVREVFGLESQILLDPISDRPMMLPMGRHHSRAPNVPLMQARS, from the coding sequence ATGACTGGTCCGCACCTTGAGGCCAAAAACCTTTTCGCCGGTTATGGCGAAAAGGAAATCTTGAAGGACCTGGATCTCGCCATTCCTTCTGGCCAGATCACCGCCGTCGTCGGAGCCAACGCCTGTGGGAAATCCACCCTGCTCAAGGCGCTTTCCCGCCTCATCGCGCCGCAACGCGGCGACGTCATTCTCGACGGCCGCGCCATTCATCGGCTTCCTACGAAAGAACTCGCACGACGACTGGGGCTTTTACCGCAATCACCCATTGCTCCCGAAGGCATCACGGTGATGGATCTGGTCAGCCGCGGACGGCATCCCCATCACGGTCTTTTCGCATCCTGGACCAAGGACGACGATCGTGCCGTTGCGGAAGCTCTCGTGGCGACGCAAACCTTCGATCTGGCTGAACGGCCCGTCGATGAATTGTCCGGCGGCCAACGGCAGCGGGTCTGGATTGCGATGGCACTCGCGCAGCAAACCGAAGTCCTGCTTTTGGATGAGCCGACGACATTTCTGGATGTAAGCCATCAGATCGATGTCCTCGACCTGTTGACCGACCTCAACCAGACGCATGGCACGACCATCGTGATGGTGCTGCACGATCTCAACCTCGCTGCGCGCTATGCGGATCACCTCGTCGCAATGCTGGAAGGGCGGCCTTTCATGGCAGGCTCACCTCAAGATGTTCTGACACAGGACTTGGTTCGAGAAGTCTTCGGACTTGAGAGCCAGATCCTCCTCGATCCGATCTCAGACAGACCGATGATGCTTCCCATGGGCCGCCACCATTCGCGAGCCCCTAACGTCCCTTTGATGCAGGCAAGATCATGA
- a CDS encoding FecCD family ABC transporter permease, whose protein sequence is MTYAPTTSALSETVRQSRTRYLRRRQALLSVVVLVVLVLFCCTLTFGQTYVPLSNVMRILAGENVPGAGFTVGQLRLPRAVLGVVAGMSFGLGGAAFQTLLRNPLASPDIIGITSGASAAAVFAIVILGISGPAASVFAVLAGLAVALLVHGLSYRNGVSGARLILVGIGVSAMLESMIVYILSRAPAFSLQEAMRWLTGSLNGAKLEMAGPLLLALVVFGSVLLVKARDLEVMRTGEDTATALGVNVSSTRLLIIVSAVGLIATATAITGPIAFVAFLAGPIAAGLFGRRHSILLPAGLVGATLVLASDFVGQFLLPGRYPVGVVTGALGAPYLIILIIRSNRQGAAS, encoded by the coding sequence ATGACCTATGCGCCCACGACATCGGCCTTGTCGGAAACGGTCAGACAAAGCCGGACCCGTTACCTCAGACGTCGCCAAGCGTTGCTGTCCGTAGTGGTCCTGGTTGTCCTCGTCCTGTTCTGCTGCACTCTCACCTTCGGCCAAACATATGTCCCCTTGTCAAATGTCATGCGAATCCTTGCGGGCGAAAACGTGCCCGGAGCGGGTTTTACCGTTGGCCAATTGCGATTGCCTCGGGCAGTTCTTGGTGTGGTAGCGGGTATGAGTTTCGGCTTGGGCGGCGCGGCATTTCAAACCCTGCTGCGTAATCCGCTCGCCAGCCCCGACATTATCGGCATCACCTCGGGTGCGAGTGCAGCAGCCGTCTTCGCAATCGTCATTCTCGGGATAAGCGGCCCCGCGGCTTCGGTATTTGCAGTGCTGGCAGGGCTCGCGGTGGCACTGCTTGTCCATGGCCTTTCTTACCGCAACGGCGTCTCGGGCGCTCGGCTCATCCTTGTTGGCATCGGTGTCTCGGCCATGCTTGAGAGCATGATCGTCTACATCCTCTCACGCGCCCCTGCCTTCAGTCTTCAGGAAGCCATGCGCTGGCTCACGGGAAGCTTGAATGGCGCGAAGCTCGAAATGGCAGGTCCCCTGCTGCTCGCACTTGTGGTTTTTGGCAGCGTTCTTCTGGTCAAGGCACGCGATCTCGAGGTCATGCGAACGGGTGAAGACACAGCCACCGCACTGGGCGTCAATGTGTCATCGACTCGCCTCCTGATTATCGTCTCCGCCGTGGGATTGATCGCGACAGCAACCGCTATCACCGGACCGATCGCCTTTGTTGCCTTTTTGGCAGGCCCTATTGCCGCTGGCCTATTTGGACGCCGTCATTCGATCTTACTCCCCGCAGGATTGGTTGGTGCAACCCTTGTTCTCGCAAGCGACTTCGTCGGGCAATTTCTCTTGCCAGGCCGCTATCCTGTGGGTGTCGTCACTGGCGCACTTGGAGCGCCCTACCTCATTATCCTGATCATTCGAAGCAACCGCCAAGGAGCTGCCTCATGA
- a CDS encoding FecCD family ABC transporter permease — translation MNARDVLQLAQPPRFTVTERTRLLCLVAVLGGLTLIALVSLMVGTRDVPPADVLAAITGDISTLDRAAVATRIPRTVLALIAGASLGLAGAVMQGVTRNPLADPGILGINTGASLAVVVGVAWFGISSAHSFIWLAIFGAAATSIFVYTIGSMGRGGATPLKLALAGTATAIAFSSLVIAIVLPRADIAGGIRSWQIGGVGGATFERMEPVYGFLIIGFALCMLSARKLNVLALGDELAAGLGENVAVARIIATVGAVILCGATTAVCGPISFVGLVVPHVCRLLFGVDYRWLLPFSALGGAILLTLSDIVGRFAARPSELEVGVVTALVGAPFFIFIVRRQKVKKL, via the coding sequence TGCAACTGGCACAGCCACCGAGGTTCACTGTAACCGAGCGCACGAGGCTCCTATGTCTTGTTGCGGTTCTGGGGGGCTTAACGCTTATTGCGCTCGTTTCGCTCATGGTGGGAACACGCGATGTGCCACCGGCAGACGTTTTGGCCGCTATCACGGGCGACATCTCCACTCTCGATCGGGCAGCGGTCGCAACGCGGATACCGCGAACAGTGCTGGCGCTGATTGCCGGGGCTTCTCTCGGATTGGCCGGAGCCGTGATGCAGGGTGTCACCCGCAACCCTTTGGCCGATCCCGGCATCTTAGGAATTAACACAGGTGCATCTCTTGCCGTCGTGGTTGGGGTTGCCTGGTTCGGAATTAGCTCAGCCCACAGTTTCATATGGCTGGCAATTTTCGGCGCGGCGGCAACTTCCATCTTCGTCTATACCATCGGCTCAATGGGACGCGGCGGCGCTACGCCTTTGAAACTGGCACTGGCGGGCACCGCAACCGCCATTGCATTTTCCTCACTCGTCATCGCCATCGTTCTACCGCGGGCAGATATCGCCGGGGGTATCCGTTCCTGGCAGATCGGAGGAGTTGGAGGGGCTACTTTTGAGCGCATGGAGCCGGTCTACGGCTTTCTGATCATAGGCTTCGCACTCTGCATGCTCTCTGCTCGGAAGTTGAATGTGCTTGCTCTCGGGGATGAGCTGGCTGCCGGTCTCGGAGAGAACGTTGCCGTCGCGAGGATTATCGCGACAGTCGGCGCCGTGATCCTTTGCGGCGCGACAACCGCCGTGTGCGGACCCATTAGTTTTGTCGGTCTGGTCGTGCCACACGTCTGCCGGCTTCTCTTCGGTGTGGATTACCGCTGGCTCCTGCCATTCTCCGCACTCGGCGGCGCAATCCTCCTGACACTCAGCGATATCGTCGGTCGCTTCGCTGCGCGTCCGTCAGAGCTGGAAGTGGGCGTCGTGACGGCTTTGGTCGGCGCGCCATTCTTCATCTTCATCGTCCGTCGGCAGAAGGTGAAGAAGCTATGA
- a CDS encoding response regulator transcription factor: MKILVAEDDETMAGYIRKGLIEQGFSVDWVSDGREALTYCLYNTCDLAIVDRMMPGLDGLSLVKALRASKSSLPVIFLTAVSGLEDKVEGLMAGGDDYIVKPFHFSELLARIHALSRRPKENSQKTELICHDLKLDLLKRVAVRQGQVIDLQNKEFALLELLMEAEGRVVSKTMILEKIWDFSFDPGTTVVETHISKLRQKIDKPFDTALIQTVRNMGYRIRAPH; encoded by the coding sequence GTGAAAATTTTAGTCGCGGAAGACGATGAGACAATGGCGGGATATATCCGCAAAGGTCTCATCGAACAGGGGTTTTCGGTCGACTGGGTGAGTGACGGTCGCGAAGCGCTGACCTATTGCCTCTACAACACCTGCGATCTTGCCATCGTCGACAGAATGATGCCTGGCCTCGACGGGCTCTCTCTGGTCAAGGCGCTGAGAGCGTCAAAAAGTTCGCTGCCGGTCATCTTTCTGACGGCGGTCTCCGGTCTCGAAGACAAGGTAGAGGGGTTGATGGCAGGCGGCGACGACTACATCGTCAAACCGTTTCACTTTTCTGAGTTGCTCGCACGTATTCACGCCCTCTCCCGCCGACCGAAAGAGAATAGCCAGAAGACGGAACTCATTTGCCACGATCTCAAGCTTGACCTTCTTAAACGCGTTGCAGTCCGCCAGGGGCAGGTCATCGATCTGCAGAACAAGGAATTCGCACTGCTCGAACTGCTGATGGAAGCCGAGGGCCGGGTTGTGAGCAAGACCATGATCCTGGAGAAAATCTGGGACTTCTCCTTCGATCCAGGCACCACCGTGGTGGAGACCCATATCAGCAAGCTGCGCCAGAAGATCGACAAGCCCTTCGATACAGCCTTGATCCAAACCGTCCGCAACATGGGATACCGGATTCGTGCGCCTCACTGA
- a CDS encoding siderophore-interacting protein produces MNAIHLSTLSGIASPADVNAMLAEICEHFVEHSDVVPSEHGASLRSEDWAIDVKTANERLLIEIRTENEEMLAATRTMFAEHLFYFAGDEPFMLEWSKPAPKVRPPGFYEATVLGSEDVTPRMRRVILKVSDVTPFIGGDIHVRLLVPPLHRTPVWPKLKENGSIGWPDGEDELLVRAYTIRSVDEEAKLVSIDFLQHPKPGVATPGADFARDAQPGQRVALMGPGSGHLPEAKSILFAGDETSLPAIARMVEEAPTGTTIKAIIEVEDAAEEQAIRNDELVSVEWLHRSTYGQNGGNDLVERLKAEIDNIPRETFVWFAGEKSDVRTIKRHLAEKERDRKQQYVAWYWSKED; encoded by the coding sequence ATGAATGCAATCCACCTCTCCACCCTTTCCGGTATCGCCAGCCCTGCTGATGTCAACGCAATGCTCGCTGAAATCTGCGAGCACTTCGTCGAGCATTCCGATGTCGTTCCATCGGAGCACGGAGCCTCACTGAGATCCGAGGACTGGGCGATCGATGTCAAGACCGCGAATGAGCGATTACTGATCGAAATTCGGACCGAGAACGAAGAAATGCTCGCCGCAACACGCACCATGTTTGCCGAGCACTTATTTTATTTCGCCGGTGATGAACCGTTTATGCTCGAATGGTCAAAGCCTGCACCAAAAGTCCGCCCACCCGGCTTTTACGAGGCGACAGTCTTAGGTTCTGAGGATGTGACGCCGCGCATGCGTCGAGTTATCCTGAAAGTGTCGGATGTGACACCCTTTATCGGCGGCGACATCCATGTGCGCCTGCTTGTACCGCCACTCCACCGAACGCCGGTCTGGCCGAAGCTGAAGGAAAACGGCAGTATCGGCTGGCCAGACGGGGAGGATGAACTTCTTGTGCGCGCCTATACGATCCGTTCAGTGGATGAAGAGGCCAAGCTCGTCAGCATCGACTTTCTCCAGCATCCGAAGCCAGGCGTCGCCACGCCCGGCGCAGACTTCGCCCGCGATGCACAACCGGGACAACGGGTGGCGCTCATGGGACCTGGAAGTGGCCATCTGCCTGAAGCAAAATCGATCCTCTTTGCAGGAGACGAAACGTCTTTGCCAGCCATCGCCCGGATGGTGGAAGAAGCGCCAACCGGCACCACAATAAAGGCAATTATAGAAGTCGAGGATGCAGCGGAAGAGCAAGCGATCCGCAACGATGAACTGGTTTCGGTTGAATGGTTGCACCGCTCCACTTACGGCCAAAATGGCGGCAATGACCTTGTTGAGCGGTTGAAAGCCGAAATAGACAATATCCCGCGAGAGACATTCGTTTGGTTTGCTGGCGAAAAATCAGATGTTCGTACGATCAAGCGTCATCTTGCTGAAAAGGAGCGTGACCGAAAGCAGCAATACGTCGCTTGGTATTGGAGTAAAGAGGATTGA